The following coding sequences lie in one Streptomyces sp. NBC_00510 genomic window:
- a CDS encoding S53 family peptidase, with protein MSSTRSRKRAGLALAATLPLVAGALAMGIPNAQADAPHGRHSLAGSKPAWATAKADKGATADSAQVTLRVYLAGRDAQGLAAYAQAVSDPGSASYGTFLSAKQAKARFGASAQQIAQTRQWLESSGLKVTGVDERYLTVTGDVADAEQAFGTQLHNYAKGAKTYHAPTGTASVPASLGGAVLTVTGLDNSPRRAQHQDTLPPPGAVFKNSGPFSTYYGSNTNKKLPVAYGTRAPYAVKGYTGKQLRAAYGAGSYNGKGVTVAITDAFASPTIVADAKKYAARNGDAAYERGQLSQVLPADYRYTSPDECDASGWYGEETLDVEAVHAVAPAADITYVGASSCTDDDLLDALGKIVDHRLADIVSNSWGDIESNETPDIAAAYDQIFQIGAVEGIGFYFSSGDAGDNVAAHGAKQVDTPANSPWVTSVGGTSLAVGKGDKYQWETGWGTLKATLAKDGSSWTAFPGAYTSGAGGGTSKLYAQPFYQRGVVPNSLALANGGTVKQRVEPDISAVADPNTGFLVGQTQAFPDGSFQYSEYRIGGTSLAAPVIAGVQALAQQARHGVPIGFANPLIYDRYGTGAYHDVTDHPLGRGKDLAVVRVDYANGFDAADGTITSLRSLGKDSSLSAVVGYDDVTGVGTPARGYLDSYRPHHR; from the coding sequence ATGAGCTCAACCCGCTCGAGAAAGCGGGCCGGCCTGGCCCTGGCAGCGACACTGCCTCTGGTCGCCGGTGCGCTGGCGATGGGCATACCCAACGCCCAGGCCGACGCACCGCACGGACGTCACAGCCTCGCCGGCAGCAAGCCGGCCTGGGCCACCGCCAAGGCCGACAAGGGCGCCACCGCCGACTCGGCCCAGGTCACCCTCCGGGTGTACCTGGCCGGCCGTGACGCCCAGGGCCTGGCCGCCTACGCCCAGGCCGTGTCCGACCCCGGTTCCGCCTCGTACGGCACGTTCCTCTCGGCGAAGCAGGCCAAGGCCCGCTTCGGCGCCTCCGCGCAGCAGATCGCGCAGACGCGGCAGTGGCTGGAGTCCTCCGGGCTGAAGGTCACCGGCGTCGACGAGCGCTACCTGACCGTGACCGGCGACGTCGCCGACGCGGAGCAGGCGTTCGGCACCCAGCTCCACAACTACGCGAAGGGCGCCAAGACCTACCACGCCCCGACCGGGACCGCCTCCGTCCCCGCCTCCCTGGGCGGCGCGGTGCTCACCGTCACCGGCCTGGACAACTCCCCGCGGCGCGCGCAGCACCAGGACACGCTGCCGCCGCCCGGCGCCGTCTTCAAGAACTCCGGCCCCTTCTCCACGTACTACGGGTCGAACACGAACAAGAAGCTGCCGGTCGCCTACGGCACGCGCGCCCCCTACGCCGTCAAGGGCTACACGGGCAAGCAGCTGCGCGCCGCCTACGGCGCGGGCTCGTACAACGGCAAGGGCGTCACCGTCGCCATCACCGACGCGTTCGCCTCCCCGACGATCGTCGCCGACGCCAAGAAGTACGCCGCCCGCAACGGCGACGCGGCCTACGAGCGCGGCCAGCTCTCCCAGGTGCTGCCGGCCGACTACCGCTACACGAGCCCCGACGAGTGCGACGCCTCCGGCTGGTACGGCGAGGAGACCCTGGACGTCGAGGCGGTGCACGCGGTCGCCCCGGCCGCCGACATCACCTACGTCGGCGCCTCCTCCTGCACCGACGACGACCTGCTCGACGCGCTCGGCAAGATCGTCGACCACCGGCTCGCCGACATCGTCTCCAACTCCTGGGGCGACATCGAGAGCAACGAGACCCCGGACATCGCCGCCGCGTACGACCAGATCTTCCAGATCGGCGCGGTCGAGGGCATCGGCTTCTACTTCTCCTCGGGCGACGCGGGCGACAACGTCGCGGCGCACGGCGCGAAGCAGGTCGACACCCCGGCGAACTCCCCCTGGGTCACCTCCGTCGGCGGCACCTCGCTCGCCGTCGGCAAGGGAGACAAGTACCAGTGGGAGACCGGCTGGGGCACCCTGAAGGCCACGCTGGCCAAGGACGGCTCGAGCTGGACGGCCTTCCCCGGCGCCTACACCTCCGGCGCCGGCGGCGGCACCAGCAAGCTCTACGCACAGCCCTTCTACCAGCGCGGCGTGGTTCCCAACTCGCTCGCGCTGGCCAACGGCGGCACGGTCAAGCAGCGCGTCGAGCCGGACATCTCGGCCGTCGCCGACCCGAACACCGGCTTCCTGGTCGGCCAGACCCAGGCCTTCCCGGACGGGTCCTTCCAGTACAGCGAGTACCGGATCGGCGGCACGTCGCTCGCCGCCCCGGTGATCGCGGGCGTCCAGGCGCTGGCGCAGCAGGCCCGGCACGGCGTGCCGATCGGCTTCGCCAACCCGCTGATCTACGACCGGTACGGCACCGGCGCGTACCACGACGTGACCGACCACCCGCTGGGCCGCGGCAAGGACCTCGCGGTCGTCCGCGTGGACTACGCCAACGGCTTCGACGCGGCGGACGGCACGATCACCTCGCTCCGCAGCCTCGGCAAGGACAGCTCGCTGTCCGCGGTCGTCGGCTACGACGACGTGACCGGCGTCGGCACCCCGGCGCGCGGCTACCTCGACTCGTACCGACCGCACCACCGCTGA
- the leuS gene encoding leucine--tRNA ligase, with protein MSETTPAAEAAAPHRYTAALAADIESRWQDFWDEHQTFAAPNPTGDLAGDGELAKPKKFIMDMFPYPSGAGLHVGHPLGYIATDVFARFQRMTGHNVLHTLGFDAFGLPAEQHAVQTGEHPRVTTEAAMNNMKSQLRRLGLGHDRRRSFATIDPDYYKWTQWIFLQIFNSWYDPQADRARPIGELVEQFEKGERRAPDGRAWAELSPVERDAVLGEYRLAYASESPVNWCPGLGTVLANEEVTADGRSERGNFPVFKAKLRQWMMRITAYADRLLADLDALDWPEAIKLQQRNWIGRSEGARVDFAVEGHGESPITVFTTRPDTLFGATYMVLAPEHPLVDTVVPAAWPEGTKEAWTGGAATPAEAVAEYRKQAQSKSDVERQTEGKNKTGVFSGAYAVNPLTGTRVPVFVADYVLMGYGTGAIMAVPGQDERDWEFATVFDLPIIRTVRPPEGWEGEAYTGQGPAINSANDEIDLNGLEVADAKRKVIAYLEQRGIGEGTINFRLRDWLFSRQRYWGEPFPIVYDEDGVAHPLPESMLPLELPEVEDYSPRTFEPDDADTEPETPLSRNAEWVHVELDLGDGRGVRPYRRETNTMPNWAGSCWYELRYLDPHNDRKLVDPEIERYWMGPREGQPHGGVDLYVGGAEHAVLHLLYARFWSKVLFDLGHVSSVEPFHKLFNQGMIQAYVYRDGRGFPVPAAEVEERDGGWWYGGEQVKRELGKMGKSLKNAVTPDEIAAEYGADTLRLYEMAMGPLDVSRPWDTRAVVGQYRLLQRLWRNVVDETTGEVTVTGAEPDEDTLRALHKAIDGVRQDLEGLRFNTAIAKITELNNHLTKAGGPVSRSVAEPLVLLIAPLAPHIAEELWRRLGHDGSLAHEDLPVADPAYVVDETVTCVVQIKGKIKARLEVPPTISDADLEAQALADPAVVAALEGAGVRKVIVRAPKLVNIVPA; from the coding sequence ATGAGCGAGACCACCCCCGCCGCGGAGGCGGCTGCGCCCCACCGCTACACGGCCGCCCTGGCCGCCGACATCGAGAGCCGCTGGCAGGACTTCTGGGACGAGCACCAGACCTTCGCCGCGCCCAACCCCACCGGTGACCTGGCCGGGGACGGCGAGCTGGCCAAGCCCAAGAAGTTCATCATGGACATGTTCCCGTACCCCTCGGGCGCGGGACTGCACGTCGGTCACCCCCTGGGCTACATCGCCACCGACGTCTTCGCCCGCTTCCAGCGGATGACCGGGCACAACGTGCTGCACACCCTGGGCTTCGACGCCTTCGGCCTGCCCGCCGAGCAGCACGCCGTGCAGACCGGCGAGCACCCTCGGGTCACCACCGAGGCGGCCATGAACAACATGAAGTCCCAGCTGCGCCGGCTGGGCCTGGGCCACGACAGGCGCCGGTCGTTCGCCACGATCGACCCGGACTACTACAAGTGGACCCAGTGGATCTTCCTGCAGATCTTCAACTCCTGGTACGACCCCCAGGCCGACCGCGCCCGCCCCATCGGCGAGCTGGTCGAGCAGTTCGAGAAGGGCGAGCGGCGGGCACCCGACGGGCGCGCCTGGGCCGAGCTGAGCCCCGTCGAGCGCGACGCCGTCCTGGGTGAGTACCGCCTGGCCTACGCCTCGGAGTCCCCGGTCAACTGGTGCCCCGGCCTGGGCACCGTGCTGGCCAACGAGGAGGTCACCGCCGACGGCCGCTCCGAGCGCGGGAACTTCCCCGTCTTCAAGGCCAAGCTGCGCCAGTGGATGATGCGCATCACCGCCTACGCGGACCGCCTGCTGGCCGACCTGGACGCCCTGGACTGGCCCGAGGCGATCAAGCTGCAGCAGCGCAACTGGATCGGGCGCTCCGAGGGCGCCAGGGTCGACTTCGCGGTCGAGGGCCACGGCGAGAGCCCGATCACCGTCTTCACCACGCGTCCGGACACCCTGTTCGGCGCCACCTACATGGTGCTGGCCCCCGAGCACCCGCTGGTCGACACCGTGGTGCCGGCCGCGTGGCCGGAGGGCACCAAGGAGGCCTGGACCGGCGGCGCGGCCACCCCGGCCGAGGCCGTCGCGGAGTACCGCAAGCAGGCCCAGTCCAAGTCGGACGTCGAGCGGCAGACCGAGGGCAAGAACAAGACCGGCGTCTTCAGCGGCGCGTACGCCGTGAACCCGCTGACCGGCACCCGCGTCCCGGTCTTCGTCGCCGACTACGTCCTGATGGGCTACGGCACCGGCGCGATCATGGCCGTCCCCGGCCAGGACGAGCGCGACTGGGAGTTCGCCACCGTCTTCGACCTGCCCATCATCCGCACCGTACGGCCGCCCGAGGGCTGGGAGGGCGAGGCGTACACCGGCCAGGGCCCGGCGATCAACTCCGCCAACGACGAGATCGACCTGAACGGCCTGGAGGTCGCCGACGCCAAGCGCAAGGTCATCGCGTACCTGGAGCAGCGCGGCATCGGCGAGGGCACCATCAACTTCCGCCTGCGCGACTGGCTGTTCAGCCGCCAGCGGTACTGGGGCGAGCCCTTCCCGATCGTCTACGACGAGGACGGCGTCGCCCACCCGCTGCCCGAGTCGATGCTGCCGCTGGAGCTGCCCGAGGTCGAGGACTACTCCCCGCGCACCTTCGAACCGGACGACGCGGACACCGAGCCCGAGACCCCGCTGTCCCGCAACGCGGAGTGGGTCCACGTCGAGCTGGACCTGGGCGACGGCCGCGGCGTGCGCCCGTACCGCCGCGAGACCAACACCATGCCCAACTGGGCCGGTTCCTGCTGGTACGAGCTGCGCTACCTGGACCCGCACAACGACCGGAAGCTGGTCGACCCCGAGATCGAGCGGTACTGGATGGGGCCGCGCGAGGGGCAGCCGCACGGCGGCGTCGACCTGTACGTCGGCGGCGCCGAGCACGCGGTGCTGCACCTGCTGTACGCGCGCTTCTGGTCCAAGGTGCTGTTCGACCTGGGCCACGTGTCGTCGGTGGAGCCGTTCCACAAGCTGTTCAACCAGGGAATGATCCAGGCCTACGTCTACCGCGACGGCCGCGGCTTCCCCGTTCCGGCGGCCGAGGTCGAGGAGCGCGACGGCGGCTGGTGGTACGGCGGCGAGCAGGTCAAGCGCGAGCTGGGCAAGATGGGCAAGTCCCTGAAGAACGCCGTCACCCCGGACGAGATCGCCGCCGAGTACGGCGCCGACACCCTGCGCCTGTACGAGATGGCGATGGGCCCGCTGGACGTCTCCCGGCCCTGGGACACCCGCGCGGTCGTCGGCCAGTACCGGCTGCTGCAGCGGCTGTGGCGCAACGTCGTGGACGAGACGACCGGCGAGGTCACGGTGACCGGCGCCGAGCCGGACGAGGACACCCTGCGCGCCCTGCACAAGGCGATCGACGGCGTCCGCCAGGACCTGGAGGGCCTGCGCTTCAACACCGCCATCGCCAAGATCACCGAGCTGAACAACCACCTGACCAAGGCGGGCGGCCCGGTGTCGCGCTCGGTCGCCGAGCCGCTGGTGCTGCTGATCGCGCCGCTGGCCCCGCACATCGCCGAGGAGCTGTGGCGGCGGCTGGGGCACGACGGGTCGCTGGCGCACGAGGACCTGCCGGTGGCCGACCCGGCGTACGTGGTGGACGAGACCGTCACCTGCGTCGTCCAGATCAAGGGCAAGATCAAGGCCCGTCTGGAGGTGCCGCCGACGATCTCCGACGCCGACCTGGAGGCCCAGGCCCTGGCCGACCCGGCGGTCGTGGCCGCGCTGGAAGGCGCGGGGGTCCGCAAGGTGATCGTGCGGGCGCCGAAGCTGGTGAACATCGTTCCTGCCTGA
- a CDS encoding DegV family protein, translating to MSSHVAIVTDSTAYLPQEALTRHRITVVPLAVVIGDEALEEGTEVSAPAVARALQRRKPVTTSRPSPEEFAAAYRAVAESGATEIVSLHLSAEFSGTYDAALLAGADAPVPVRVVDTAMVAMALGFPVLSAAEAAEGGGSADEIVAAAEKRASDTSAYFYVDTLDYLRRGGRIGAAQALLGSALAVKPLLQLDEGRIQLLEKVRTASKALARLEEIVVERAGTRPVDIAVHHLAAADRASALAERLRARVPGLNTLVLSEVGAVIGAHTGPGLLGAVVSPL from the coding sequence ATGTCGTCCCATGTCGCTATCGTCACCGATTCCACGGCCTACCTGCCGCAGGAGGCCCTGACCCGGCACCGGATCACCGTGGTGCCCCTGGCGGTGGTGATCGGCGACGAAGCGCTGGAAGAGGGCACCGAGGTGTCGGCGCCCGCGGTCGCCCGCGCCTTGCAACGCCGCAAGCCCGTCACCACGTCGCGGCCGAGCCCCGAGGAATTCGCCGCCGCCTACCGCGCGGTGGCGGAGTCGGGCGCGACCGAGATCGTCTCCCTGCACCTGTCGGCGGAGTTCTCCGGCACCTACGACGCCGCGCTGCTCGCGGGGGCGGACGCGCCCGTGCCGGTGCGCGTCGTGGACACCGCGATGGTCGCCATGGCCCTCGGGTTCCCGGTGCTGAGCGCCGCCGAGGCGGCGGAGGGGGGCGGCTCCGCGGACGAGATCGTGGCGGCGGCGGAGAAGCGGGCGTCGGACACGTCGGCGTACTTCTACGTGGACACCCTGGACTACCTGCGCCGGGGCGGACGCATCGGCGCGGCGCAGGCGCTGCTCGGGTCGGCGCTCGCGGTGAAGCCGCTGCTGCAGCTGGACGAGGGCCGCATCCAGCTGCTGGAGAAGGTGCGTACGGCCTCCAAGGCGCTGGCGCGGCTCGAGGAGATCGTCGTCGAGCGGGCGGGCACCCGTCCGGTGGACATCGCCGTCCACCACCTCGCCGCCGCGGACCGCGCGTCCGCCCTGGCGGAGCGGCTGCGGGCGCGGGTCCCCGGGCTCAACACCCTCGTCCTCAGCGAGGTCGGCGCGGTGATCGGCGCCCACACGGGGCCCGGGCTGCTGGGGGCGGTCGTCTCCCCGCTGTGA
- a CDS encoding ComEA family DNA-binding protein → MPERPAAPGAPDPPGRRTGGAWRLALTERLPTWLSVRCGIEAKTAAALAVVLLVAVAFAVHHFWTGRPCTVAVPPVAAALPAAAEAPAAARASAAAGSRAPSPAPGAKPVLVVDVAGKVRRPGLRRLPEGSRVADAVDAAGGALPGTDTSALNLARLLADGEQIVVGRPAPQPATGGEGTAAASGPVSLSAATAEQLDALPGVGPVLARHIIDYRGRHGGFTSVEQLRDVNGIGDRRFSDLKPLVTP, encoded by the coding sequence GTGCCGGAACGACCGGCTGCGCCGGGGGCGCCGGATCCGCCGGGACGCCGCACCGGGGGCGCCTGGCGCCTGGCCCTCACCGAGCGCCTCCCCACCTGGCTCTCCGTCCGCTGCGGCATCGAGGCGAAGACGGCGGCCGCCCTGGCCGTCGTCCTCCTCGTCGCCGTCGCCTTCGCGGTGCACCACTTCTGGACCGGCCGGCCGTGCACCGTGGCGGTGCCGCCGGTCGCCGCGGCGCTGCCCGCCGCGGCCGAGGCCCCCGCCGCCGCGCGGGCTTCCGCCGCGGCCGGGTCACGGGCGCCGAGCCCCGCGCCGGGGGCGAAACCGGTGCTGGTCGTGGACGTCGCCGGCAAGGTCAGGAGGCCGGGGTTGCGCCGGCTGCCCGAGGGGTCCCGGGTGGCGGACGCCGTGGACGCCGCCGGGGGAGCGCTGCCCGGTACGGACACCAGCGCCCTGAACCTGGCCCGCCTGCTGGCCGACGGGGAGCAGATCGTCGTGGGCCGCCCCGCCCCGCAACCGGCCACCGGGGGCGAGGGAACCGCCGCGGCGAGCGGTCCGGTCAGCCTCAGCGCCGCCACCGCCGAGCAGTTGGACGCCCTGCCCGGTGTGGGGCCGGTGCTCGCCCGGCACATCATCGACTACCGCGGCCGGCACGGCGGTTTCACCTCCGTCGAGCAACTGCGTGACGTCAACGGCATCGGGGACCGCCGGTTCTCCGATCTCAAGCCACTGGTCACCCCATGA